In Triticum aestivum cultivar Chinese Spring chromosome 5B, IWGSC CS RefSeq v2.1, whole genome shotgun sequence, the following proteins share a genomic window:
- the LOC123114090 gene encoding uncharacterized protein isoform X3, with protein sequence MSMAAPPPRRRPSLPYELVEEILLRLPPDDPACLLRLSFACKAWGRAASQPGFRRRFIEQHQHRPPPLIGFLHNWEDERVPRFLSTTASPFSLPAPDRASWLALDCRHGRALFLSEGSGAQQLLVWDLNTGIRRRIPVPPLHSSYVSPTAAVLCPADGCDHRDCNGGPFRVVFVFTVYRLQIMYAGLTSVCVYSSETGTWSGALKKISHRSDALKFTCHSSLLLGRSLLYFMSDRGFILEYDLTSNVLIGFETPDVNFDPIFNLMVAEDGGIGVSEGFSSHLKLWSREEGDAEWVISRVIDLQNLLPPAALVDAEAEVMVLGFAEGVNVIFVNTVAGLFTIELQSERVKKDLLPSIPSEDVGDEEGGEEDKTVDEAQQLLDKGSNTIKEGGFVDAVERASHDLNASEQSQVNDSLDDVSRSASNEESVKDTASEDDAKDSKTSGSNGEDAAPSLEKGDS encoded by the exons ATGTCCATGGCAGCACCACCGCCACGCCGCCGCCCCTCGCTCCCGTACGAGCTCGTCgaggagatcctcctccgcctcccaccCGACGACCCAGCCTGCCTCCTCCGCCTCTCCTTCGCCTGCAAGGCCTGGGGCcgcgccgcctcccagcccggcttCCGCCGCCGATTCATCGAGCAGCATCAGCATCGGCCACCGCCCTTGATCGGCTTCCTCCACAACTGGGAGGACGAGCGCGTCCCCCGCTTCCTCTCCACCACCGCCTCGCCCTTCTCCCTCCCCGCCCCGGACCGCGCCTCCTGGCTCGCCCTCGACTGCCGCCACGGCCGCGCCCTCTTCCTCTCAGAGGGATCTGGTGCTCAGCAACTCCTTGTGTGGGATCTAAACACGGGCATCCGGCGGCGCATACCAGTGCCCCCGCTGCACAGCAGCTACGTGTCCCCGACCGCGGCCGTGCTCTGCCCAGCGGACGGGTGCGACCACCGCGACTGCAACGGGGGCCCCTTCCGCGTGGTCTTCGTCTTCACCGTGTACCGACTTCAGATCATGTATGCTGGTCTCACGTCGGTGTGCGTCTACTCGTCAGAGACTGGCACCTGGTCCGGTGCACTGAAGAAGATTAGTCACAGATCCGACGCATTGAAGTTCACATGTCATTCCAGCCTGCTCCTTGGGAGGTCTCTGCTCTACTTCATGTCCGACCGTGGGTTCATCCTAGAGTATGACTTGACCAGCAACGTCCTAATTGGGTTCGAGACGCCGGACGTGAACTTTGACCCCATATTTAACCTCATGGTGGCGGAAGATGGTGGAATAGGAGTTAGCGAAGGCTTCAGTTCCCATCTCAAATTGTGGTCAAGGGAGGAGGGTGATGCAGAATGGGTAATTAGCCGGGTCATCGACCTGCAAAATTTGCTCCCACCTGCTGCTCTCGTGGATGCAGAGGCTGAAGTGATGGTATTGGGATTTGCCGAGGGAGTGAATGTCATTTTCGTTAACACGGTGGCTGGCCTCTTCACAATCGAGCTACAGTCGGAGCGGGTGAAGAAG GACCTGCTGCCGTCGATCCCTAGTGAGGATGTAGGTGATgaggaggggggagaggaggaCAAAACAGTAGATGAGGCACAGCAGCTGCTTGACAAGGGgtccaatactatcaaggaaggTGGCTTTGTCGACGCCGTTGAACGTGCCAGCCATGACCTCAATGCCAG TGAACAGAGCCAGGTGAATGATTCTTTGGATGATGTTTCCAGGAGTGCATCAAATGAAGAATCGGTGAAGGACACAGCCAGCGAAGATGATGCTAAGGACTCAAAGACCTCTGGTAGCAATGGTGAGGATGCTGCTCCATCTTTGGAGAAAGGCGATTCTTAA
- the LOC123114090 gene encoding uncharacterized protein isoform X2, whose product MSMAAPPPRRRPSLPYELVEEILLRLPPDDPACLLRLSFACKAWGRAASQPGFRRRFIEQHQHRPPPLIGFLHNWEDERVPRFLSTTASPFSLPAPDRASWLALDCRHGRALFLSEGSGAQQLLVWDLNTGIRRRIPVPPLHSSYVSPTAAVLCPADGCDHRDCNGGPFRVVFVFTVYRLQIMYAGLTSVCVYSSETGTWSGALKKISHRSDALKFTCHSSLLLGRSLLYFMSDRGFILEYDLTSNVLIGFETPDVNFDPIFNLMVAEDGGIGVSEGFSSHLKLWSREEGDAEWVISRVIDLQNLLPPAALVDAEAEVMVLGFAEGVNVIFVNTVAGLFTIELQSERVKKVCDNHGFCNLIPVVSFCTPVDRLKYQDLLPSIPSEDVGDEEGGEEDKTVDEAQQLLDKGSNTIKEGGFVDAVERASHDLNARSASNEESVKDTASEDDAKDSKTSGSNGEDAAPSLEKGDS is encoded by the exons ATGTCCATGGCAGCACCACCGCCACGCCGCCGCCCCTCGCTCCCGTACGAGCTCGTCgaggagatcctcctccgcctcccaccCGACGACCCAGCCTGCCTCCTCCGCCTCTCCTTCGCCTGCAAGGCCTGGGGCcgcgccgcctcccagcccggcttCCGCCGCCGATTCATCGAGCAGCATCAGCATCGGCCACCGCCCTTGATCGGCTTCCTCCACAACTGGGAGGACGAGCGCGTCCCCCGCTTCCTCTCCACCACCGCCTCGCCCTTCTCCCTCCCCGCCCCGGACCGCGCCTCCTGGCTCGCCCTCGACTGCCGCCACGGCCGCGCCCTCTTCCTCTCAGAGGGATCTGGTGCTCAGCAACTCCTTGTGTGGGATCTAAACACGGGCATCCGGCGGCGCATACCAGTGCCCCCGCTGCACAGCAGCTACGTGTCCCCGACCGCGGCCGTGCTCTGCCCAGCGGACGGGTGCGACCACCGCGACTGCAACGGGGGCCCCTTCCGCGTGGTCTTCGTCTTCACCGTGTACCGACTTCAGATCATGTATGCTGGTCTCACGTCGGTGTGCGTCTACTCGTCAGAGACTGGCACCTGGTCCGGTGCACTGAAGAAGATTAGTCACAGATCCGACGCATTGAAGTTCACATGTCATTCCAGCCTGCTCCTTGGGAGGTCTCTGCTCTACTTCATGTCCGACCGTGGGTTCATCCTAGAGTATGACTTGACCAGCAACGTCCTAATTGGGTTCGAGACGCCGGACGTGAACTTTGACCCCATATTTAACCTCATGGTGGCGGAAGATGGTGGAATAGGAGTTAGCGAAGGCTTCAGTTCCCATCTCAAATTGTGGTCAAGGGAGGAGGGTGATGCAGAATGGGTAATTAGCCGGGTCATCGACCTGCAAAATTTGCTCCCACCTGCTGCTCTCGTGGATGCAGAGGCTGAAGTGATGGTATTGGGATTTGCCGAGGGAGTGAATGTCATTTTCGTTAACACGGTGGCTGGCCTCTTCACAATCGAGCTACAGTCGGAGCGGGTGAAGAAGGTGTGTGATAATCATGGCTTCTGTAATTTGATTCCAGTTGTCAGCTTCTGCACTCCTGTGGACCGTCTCAAATACCAGGACCTGCTGCCGTCGATCCCTAGTGAGGATGTAGGTGATgaggaggggggagaggaggaCAAAACAGTAGATGAGGCACAGCAGCTGCTTGACAAGGGgtccaatactatcaaggaaggTGGCTTTGTCGACGCCGTTGAACGTGCCAGCCATGACCTCAATGCCAG GAGTGCATCAAATGAAGAATCGGTGAAGGACACAGCCAGCGAAGATGATGCTAAGGACTCAAAGACCTCTGGTAGCAATGGTGAGGATGCTGCTCCATCTTTGGAGAAAGGCGATTCTTAA
- the LOC123115239 gene encoding uncharacterized protein gives MRGINRPINHRPPHQKQTPPARHGATARQDSGEPIQRRPIIHTTCQSRPRVQSGSHSQTILHLLACLGRGNTTDTHAVLARADAIPDLLQRFDAFLGRPSHHQAAKPVREDAAAAAPPKRPKREHRRTVDECAGPMRFLERVKTADAGLYDMLLVLLFNVEMEGTLNAHQIYGKALEVFGSADSPLLRGFTEFLPLPTDGRDFLTRRRAREEPEHGPKRKAAASRKPSPSAAKKPRADHDRKTTTASKNGRVSAFRDAWEFEATYSKLAVTLRRTEKSLEELKPRMVESPEEVEPEPAPAPGRHGRPRTLEQLYPRRECQEVLQEMYGGMWGQMRAALEDGARTELALQTILRRLMKLEQVAVKMAMERRDRARVEARVKTLVLERRARDRAHAEGGMKKLNVD, from the exons ATGCG GGGAATAAATAGGCCGATCAACCACCGCCCACCGCACCAGAAGCAAACACCGCCGGCCCGCCATGGCGCGACTGCCAGACAAGATTCCGGCGAGCCAATTCAACGCCGCCCTATCATTCATACAACATGTCAAAGCCGGCCTCGCGTCCAGTCAGGCAGTCACAGCCAGACCATCCTCCACCTCCTCGCGTGCTTGGGCAGGGGCAACACCACCGACACCCACGCCGTCCTGGCCAGAGCGGACGCCATTCCCGACCTCCTCCAGCGCTTCGACGCCTTTCTCGGCCGCCCCAGCCACCACCAAGCTGCCAAGCCCGTCCGtgaggatgccgccgccgcggcgccgccgAAGCGGCCCAAGAGGGAGCACCGCCGCACGGTCGACGAGTGCGCCGGGCCCATGCGGTTCTTGGAGCGGGTGAAGACGGCGGACGCCGGGCTCTACGACATGCTCCTGGTGCTTCTCTTCAACGTGGAGATGGAGGGGACGCTGAACGCGCATCAAATCTACGGGAAGGCCCTGGAGGTTTTCGGCTCCGCGGACAGCCCTCTCCTCCGCGGTTTCACGGAGTTCCTGCCGCTGCCGACGGACGGGCGTGACTTTCTGACGCGGCGTCGCGCAAGGGAGGAGCCGGAGCATGGACCGAAGCGCAAGGCCGCCGCCTCCCGCAAGCCGAGCCCGAGCGCGGCGAAGAAACCCCGCGCCGACCACGACCGGAAGACGACGACGGCCTCGAAGAACGGCAGAGTCTCTGCGTTTAGGGACGCGTGGGAGTTCGAGGCCACGTACTCGAAGCTGGCGGTCACGCTGAGACGCACGGAGAAATCACTGGAGGAACTCAAGCCAAGGATGGTGGAGTCGCCGGAAGAAGTCGAGCCggagccggcgccggcgccgggacGCCATGGGCGGCCGCGTACGCTGGAGCAGCTCTACCCTCGCCGCGAGTGCCAGGAGGTCCTCCAGGAGATGTATGGCGGCATGTGGGGGCAGATGCGGGCGGCGCTCGAGGACGGCGCGCGCACCGAGCTGGCGCTGCAGACGATATTGCGCAGGCTGATGAAGCTAGAGCAGGTGGCCGTGAAGATGGCGATGGAGCGGCGGGATCGCGCCCGTGTTGAGGCCCGAGTGAAGACGCTTGTCTTAGAGCGGCGGGCTCGGGATCGCGCCCACGCCGAGGGCGGGATGAAGAAGCTTAATGTAGACTGA
- the LOC123114090 gene encoding uncharacterized protein isoform X1 — protein MSMAAPPPRRRPSLPYELVEEILLRLPPDDPACLLRLSFACKAWGRAASQPGFRRRFIEQHQHRPPPLIGFLHNWEDERVPRFLSTTASPFSLPAPDRASWLALDCRHGRALFLSEGSGAQQLLVWDLNTGIRRRIPVPPLHSSYVSPTAAVLCPADGCDHRDCNGGPFRVVFVFTVYRLQIMYAGLTSVCVYSSETGTWSGALKKISHRSDALKFTCHSSLLLGRSLLYFMSDRGFILEYDLTSNVLIGFETPDVNFDPIFNLMVAEDGGIGVSEGFSSHLKLWSREEGDAEWVISRVIDLQNLLPPAALVDAEAEVMVLGFAEGVNVIFVNTVAGLFTIELQSERVKKVCDNHGFCNLIPVVSFCTPVDRLKYQDLLPSIPSEDVGDEEGGEEDKTVDEAQQLLDKGSNTIKEGGFVDAVERASHDLNASEQSQVNDSLDDVSRSASNEESVKDTASEDDAKDSKTSGSNGEDAAPSLEKGDS, from the exons ATGTCCATGGCAGCACCACCGCCACGCCGCCGCCCCTCGCTCCCGTACGAGCTCGTCgaggagatcctcctccgcctcccaccCGACGACCCAGCCTGCCTCCTCCGCCTCTCCTTCGCCTGCAAGGCCTGGGGCcgcgccgcctcccagcccggcttCCGCCGCCGATTCATCGAGCAGCATCAGCATCGGCCACCGCCCTTGATCGGCTTCCTCCACAACTGGGAGGACGAGCGCGTCCCCCGCTTCCTCTCCACCACCGCCTCGCCCTTCTCCCTCCCCGCCCCGGACCGCGCCTCCTGGCTCGCCCTCGACTGCCGCCACGGCCGCGCCCTCTTCCTCTCAGAGGGATCTGGTGCTCAGCAACTCCTTGTGTGGGATCTAAACACGGGCATCCGGCGGCGCATACCAGTGCCCCCGCTGCACAGCAGCTACGTGTCCCCGACCGCGGCCGTGCTCTGCCCAGCGGACGGGTGCGACCACCGCGACTGCAACGGGGGCCCCTTCCGCGTGGTCTTCGTCTTCACCGTGTACCGACTTCAGATCATGTATGCTGGTCTCACGTCGGTGTGCGTCTACTCGTCAGAGACTGGCACCTGGTCCGGTGCACTGAAGAAGATTAGTCACAGATCCGACGCATTGAAGTTCACATGTCATTCCAGCCTGCTCCTTGGGAGGTCTCTGCTCTACTTCATGTCCGACCGTGGGTTCATCCTAGAGTATGACTTGACCAGCAACGTCCTAATTGGGTTCGAGACGCCGGACGTGAACTTTGACCCCATATTTAACCTCATGGTGGCGGAAGATGGTGGAATAGGAGTTAGCGAAGGCTTCAGTTCCCATCTCAAATTGTGGTCAAGGGAGGAGGGTGATGCAGAATGGGTAATTAGCCGGGTCATCGACCTGCAAAATTTGCTCCCACCTGCTGCTCTCGTGGATGCAGAGGCTGAAGTGATGGTATTGGGATTTGCCGAGGGAGTGAATGTCATTTTCGTTAACACGGTGGCTGGCCTCTTCACAATCGAGCTACAGTCGGAGCGGGTGAAGAAGGTGTGTGATAATCATGGCTTCTGTAATTTGATTCCAGTTGTCAGCTTCTGCACTCCTGTGGACCGTCTCAAATACCAGGACCTGCTGCCGTCGATCCCTAGTGAGGATGTAGGTGATgaggaggggggagaggaggaCAAAACAGTAGATGAGGCACAGCAGCTGCTTGACAAGGGgtccaatactatcaaggaaggTGGCTTTGTCGACGCCGTTGAACGTGCCAGCCATGACCTCAATGCCAG TGAACAGAGCCAGGTGAATGATTCTTTGGATGATGTTTCCAGGAGTGCATCAAATGAAGAATCGGTGAAGGACACAGCCAGCGAAGATGATGCTAAGGACTCAAAGACCTCTGGTAGCAATGGTGAGGATGCTGCTCCATCTTTGGAGAAAGGCGATTCTTAA
- the LOC123114090 gene encoding uncharacterized protein isoform X4, translating to MSMAAPPPRRRPSLPYELVEEILLRLPPDDPACLLRLSFACKAWGRAASQPGFRRRFIEQHQHRPPPLIGFLHNWEDERVPRFLSTTASPFSLPAPDRASWLALDCRHGRALFLSEGSGAQQLLVWDLNTGIRRRIPVPPLHSSYVSPTAAVLCPADGCDHRDCNGGPFRVVFVFTVYRLQIMYAGLTSVCVYSSETGTWSGALKKISHRSDALKFTCHSSLLLGRSLLYFMSDRGFILEYDLTSNVLIGFETPDVNFDPIFNLMVAEDGGIGVSEGFSSHLKLWSREEGDAEWVISRVIDLQNLLPPAALVDAEAEVMVLGFAEGVNVIFVNTVAGLFTIELQSERVKKDLLPSIPSEDVGDEEGGEEDKTVDEAQQLLDKGSNTIKEGGFVDAVERASHDLNARSASNEESVKDTASEDDAKDSKTSGSNGEDAAPSLEKGDS from the exons ATGTCCATGGCAGCACCACCGCCACGCCGCCGCCCCTCGCTCCCGTACGAGCTCGTCgaggagatcctcctccgcctcccaccCGACGACCCAGCCTGCCTCCTCCGCCTCTCCTTCGCCTGCAAGGCCTGGGGCcgcgccgcctcccagcccggcttCCGCCGCCGATTCATCGAGCAGCATCAGCATCGGCCACCGCCCTTGATCGGCTTCCTCCACAACTGGGAGGACGAGCGCGTCCCCCGCTTCCTCTCCACCACCGCCTCGCCCTTCTCCCTCCCCGCCCCGGACCGCGCCTCCTGGCTCGCCCTCGACTGCCGCCACGGCCGCGCCCTCTTCCTCTCAGAGGGATCTGGTGCTCAGCAACTCCTTGTGTGGGATCTAAACACGGGCATCCGGCGGCGCATACCAGTGCCCCCGCTGCACAGCAGCTACGTGTCCCCGACCGCGGCCGTGCTCTGCCCAGCGGACGGGTGCGACCACCGCGACTGCAACGGGGGCCCCTTCCGCGTGGTCTTCGTCTTCACCGTGTACCGACTTCAGATCATGTATGCTGGTCTCACGTCGGTGTGCGTCTACTCGTCAGAGACTGGCACCTGGTCCGGTGCACTGAAGAAGATTAGTCACAGATCCGACGCATTGAAGTTCACATGTCATTCCAGCCTGCTCCTTGGGAGGTCTCTGCTCTACTTCATGTCCGACCGTGGGTTCATCCTAGAGTATGACTTGACCAGCAACGTCCTAATTGGGTTCGAGACGCCGGACGTGAACTTTGACCCCATATTTAACCTCATGGTGGCGGAAGATGGTGGAATAGGAGTTAGCGAAGGCTTCAGTTCCCATCTCAAATTGTGGTCAAGGGAGGAGGGTGATGCAGAATGGGTAATTAGCCGGGTCATCGACCTGCAAAATTTGCTCCCACCTGCTGCTCTCGTGGATGCAGAGGCTGAAGTGATGGTATTGGGATTTGCCGAGGGAGTGAATGTCATTTTCGTTAACACGGTGGCTGGCCTCTTCACAATCGAGCTACAGTCGGAGCGGGTGAAGAAG GACCTGCTGCCGTCGATCCCTAGTGAGGATGTAGGTGATgaggaggggggagaggaggaCAAAACAGTAGATGAGGCACAGCAGCTGCTTGACAAGGGgtccaatactatcaaggaaggTGGCTTTGTCGACGCCGTTGAACGTGCCAGCCATGACCTCAATGCCAG GAGTGCATCAAATGAAGAATCGGTGAAGGACACAGCCAGCGAAGATGATGCTAAGGACTCAAAGACCTCTGGTAGCAATGGTGAGGATGCTGCTCCATCTTTGGAGAAAGGCGATTCTTAA